One genomic region from Bufo bufo chromosome 3, aBufBuf1.1, whole genome shotgun sequence encodes:
- the POU1F1 gene encoding pituitary-specific positive transcription factor 1 isoform X2, whose product MSFQAFVTADTFVPINSDSSATFPLRMHHGTAEYLPVTNHTTNMVSTAGLHYPNPSCHYGNQQSTYGVMTGNLPPCLMSASSCTLGHGFAPVHQTLLEDVTTTDFKQEFRRKSKAIEEPIDIDSPEIRELEKFANEFKVRRIKLGYTQTNVGEALAAVHGSEFSQTTICRFENLQLSFRNACKLKSILSKWLDEAEQVGALYNEKIGGNERKRKRRTTISIAAKEALESHFGEQSKPSSQEIMRMAESLNLEKEVVRVWFCNRRQREKRVKTSLHQNTFTAFSKDHHECR is encoded by the exons ATGAGTTTCCAAGCTTTTGTGACAGCTGATACATTTGTACCTATAAATTCTGATTCTTCAGCCACGTTCCCCCTTAGGATGCATCACGGCACTGCAGAAtatctccctgtcaccaatcataCAACTAACATGGTCTCTACAG CAGGGCTTCACTACCCAAACCCATCATGCCACTATGGAAACCAACAGTCTACCTATGGAGTGATGACAGGTAA CTTACCGCCCTGCTTAATGAGTGCCAGCTCCTGCACACTGGGCCATGGCTTTGCTCCAGTGCATCAAACCCTCCTGGAAGATGTTACAACTACAGACTTCAAGCAAGAATTCAGAAGAAAGAGCAAAGCTATTGAGGAGCCCATTGATATTGACTCCCCAGAAATCAGAGAATTGGAAAAGTTTGCTAATGAATTCAAAGTGAGGAGGATTAAGCTGG GTTACACTCAGACAAATGTTGGAGAAGCCCTAGCTGCAGTACACGGCTCTGAATTCAGCCAAACAACCATCTGCCGCTTCGAAAATTTGCAGCTGAGTTTCAGGAACGCCTGTAAGTTAAAGTCCATCTTATCTAAGTGGCTGGATGAAGCAGAACAAGTTGGAG CCTTATACAATGAAAAGATTGGAGGGAATGAACGGAAAAGAAAGCGCAGAACAACAATAAG CATTGCTGCAAAAGAAGCTTTGGAGTCCCATTTTGGAGAACAGAGCAAACCTTCATCACAAGAGATCATGAGGATGGCTGAAAGTCTCAACCTGGAGAAGGAAGTGGTTCGAGTTTGGTTCTGTAATCGCAGACAGAGAGAGAAGAGGGTGAAGACCAGCCTGCACCAGAATACCTTCACCGCCTTTTCTAAAGATCACCATGAATGCAGATGA
- the POU1F1 gene encoding pituitary-specific positive transcription factor 1 isoform X1 yields MSFQAFVTADTFVPINSDSSATFPLRMHHGTAEYLPVTNHTTNMVSTVSSVLSLVQIPKLSPTYFAVPNGENTPAGLHYPNPSCHYGNQQSTYGVMTGNLPPCLMSASSCTLGHGFAPVHQTLLEDVTTTDFKQEFRRKSKAIEEPIDIDSPEIRELEKFANEFKVRRIKLGYTQTNVGEALAAVHGSEFSQTTICRFENLQLSFRNACKLKSILSKWLDEAEQVGALYNEKIGGNERKRKRRTTISIAAKEALESHFGEQSKPSSQEIMRMAESLNLEKEVVRVWFCNRRQREKRVKTSLHQNTFTAFSKDHHECR; encoded by the exons ATGAGTTTCCAAGCTTTTGTGACAGCTGATACATTTGTACCTATAAATTCTGATTCTTCAGCCACGTTCCCCCTTAGGATGCATCACGGCACTGCAGAAtatctccctgtcaccaatcataCAACTAACATGGTCTCTACAG TCTCGTCTGTTTTGTCTTTGGTGCAAATTCCTAAATTATCTCCTACTTACTTCGCTGTGCCTAATGGGGAAAATACACCAGCAGGGCTTCACTACCCAAACCCATCATGCCACTATGGAAACCAACAGTCTACCTATGGAGTGATGACAGGTAA CTTACCGCCCTGCTTAATGAGTGCCAGCTCCTGCACACTGGGCCATGGCTTTGCTCCAGTGCATCAAACCCTCCTGGAAGATGTTACAACTACAGACTTCAAGCAAGAATTCAGAAGAAAGAGCAAAGCTATTGAGGAGCCCATTGATATTGACTCCCCAGAAATCAGAGAATTGGAAAAGTTTGCTAATGAATTCAAAGTGAGGAGGATTAAGCTGG GTTACACTCAGACAAATGTTGGAGAAGCCCTAGCTGCAGTACACGGCTCTGAATTCAGCCAAACAACCATCTGCCGCTTCGAAAATTTGCAGCTGAGTTTCAGGAACGCCTGTAAGTTAAAGTCCATCTTATCTAAGTGGCTGGATGAAGCAGAACAAGTTGGAG CCTTATACAATGAAAAGATTGGAGGGAATGAACGGAAAAGAAAGCGCAGAACAACAATAAG CATTGCTGCAAAAGAAGCTTTGGAGTCCCATTTTGGAGAACAGAGCAAACCTTCATCACAAGAGATCATGAGGATGGCTGAAAGTCTCAACCTGGAGAAGGAAGTGGTTCGAGTTTGGTTCTGTAATCGCAGACAGAGAGAGAAGAGGGTGAAGACCAGCCTGCACCAGAATACCTTCACCGCCTTTTCTAAAGATCACCATGAATGCAGATGA